The Nostoc sp. 'Lobaria pulmonaria (5183) cyanobiont' genome window below encodes:
- a CDS encoding tyrosinase family protein has product MVVIIAGSVITTSIYRSYPYTYTPPAINSPVPAPVYPQFISSANLSVRKNVVDLTSKEKAVFVKAVHALKNTIPQGSKLSIYDQLVLEHVLTMGFSLSSGAKGSAKVNPAHGKPAFLPWHRQFLRVFEQALQAIDPSVTVPYWDWTDPKALEIILQDDFLGSRGQGVTIEIPGAGTFQGGLVSSGPFAEWTLNEKIHFDPITGKSLGPKLKRFTKLPPCDKYPIPKAKVEKLFEFDNYEIFNALLEGALKLDEKNNWVEGWELHAYIHSLIGGSLVDKLEPNRVPQQTQILGTMDSIPSSPYDPIFWLNHANVDRLWAEWQDRGHTSSRFYPSKGMPFGHNLHDLMWPWDKGLSIPGNVGSEDIASLVSSIQSNVVVTPMDVLDFRKLGYTYDTTRLVPKT; this is encoded by the coding sequence ATGGTCGTTATCATAGCTGGGTCAGTAATTACAACCTCCATATATCGAAGTTATCCTTATACCTATACACCTCCGGCTATAAACTCACCTGTACCAGCACCCGTTTATCCTCAGTTCATTTCATCGGCTAACCTCTCTGTTCGTAAGAATGTTGTTGACCTCACATCAAAGGAAAAAGCCGTTTTTGTCAAAGCGGTTCATGCCCTAAAAAACACAATTCCACAAGGGAGTAAGCTCAGTATTTATGACCAATTAGTTTTAGAACACGTTCTCACAATGGGTTTTAGTTTATCTAGCGGAGCTAAAGGTTCAGCTAAAGTCAACCCAGCCCATGGGAAGCCTGCATTTCTGCCTTGGCATCGTCAATTTTTGCGGGTATTTGAACAAGCTTTACAAGCAATTGATCCCAGCGTAACTGTTCCTTACTGGGATTGGACAGACCCCAAAGCACTTGAGATTATTCTTCAAGACGACTTTCTAGGATCGCGAGGACAAGGAGTGACTATTGAAATTCCAGGTGCGGGAACGTTCCAAGGAGGTTTAGTTTCCTCCGGTCCATTTGCTGAGTGGACATTGAATGAGAAAATTCATTTTGATCCCATTACTGGAAAGTCATTAGGTCCGAAACTCAAGCGATTTACTAAATTACCACCTTGCGATAAATATCCTATACCTAAAGCGAAAGTAGAAAAACTCTTTGAGTTCGATAATTATGAAATTTTTAACGCTCTTTTAGAAGGAGCATTAAAGTTGGATGAGAAAAACAATTGGGTTGAGGGATGGGAACTTCACGCTTATATCCATTCACTTATTGGTGGTAGTCTTGTTGACAAGCTCGAACCAAACCGTGTACCCCAGCAAACTCAAATTTTAGGGACAATGGACAGTATTCCCAGTTCTCCCTACGATCCAATATTCTGGTTAAATCATGCTAACGTAGACCGCCTTTGGGCTGAATGGCAAGATCGAGGACACACCAGTAGCCGTTTTTATCCATCTAAAGGTATGCCATTTGGACACAACTTGCACGACCTAATGTGGCCTTGGGATAAGGGTTTGTCCATACCAGGAAATGTTGGCTCTGAAGATATCGCTTCTTTAGTGTCAAGTATCCAATCTAATGTAGTGGTCACGCCTATGGACGTTCTAGATTTCAGGAAACTGGGTTATACATACGATACAACTCGTCTAGTTCCAAAAACCTAA
- a CDS encoding sucrase ferredoxin gives MEIKQTHKTHLIDCRFCSLVSKANGEDPIGTAGTCDHWLIMETPQPWPEEVFEENPTIQSLIGLFQELVFQHGINLKPILIAPDREYSYAGFTRVLYYYRPARLFSQFEKQEFIVPENKAAALVTAIFKQLMEQPNDLSEFQQYQQQTSHIRELMVCTHTQVDLACGRFGTPIYRQLRKKYAPASNGKLRVWQTTHFGGHQFAPTLIDLPQGLLWGHLEPDVLDLLVQRNASVSGLRQYYRGWTGLSKFEQIAEGEIWIKSGWSWLDYLKAGKVLAIEEVAEGQNANWAEVRIDFAATDGNTTGAYEARIEVCSEVMSAYNSAKEMELEAVKQYHVSRFVKVE, from the coding sequence ATGGAAATAAAACAGACTCATAAAACTCACCTTATAGATTGCCGTTTTTGCTCTTTGGTTTCTAAAGCTAACGGAGAAGACCCAATTGGTACAGCAGGTACTTGCGACCATTGGCTGATCATGGAAACTCCACAACCTTGGCCGGAAGAAGTCTTTGAGGAAAATCCAACTATCCAATCATTGATAGGTTTATTCCAAGAGTTAGTTTTTCAGCATGGGATTAATTTAAAACCGATACTAATTGCTCCCGATCGCGAGTATTCTTATGCTGGTTTTACCCGTGTATTATACTACTATCGCCCTGCAAGGCTGTTTTCTCAATTTGAGAAACAGGAATTTATTGTTCCAGAAAACAAAGCTGCTGCTCTAGTGACGGCAATATTCAAGCAGTTAATGGAACAACCCAATGATTTATCAGAATTTCAGCAATATCAACAACAAACAAGTCACATTCGCGAACTCATGGTTTGCACCCATACTCAAGTAGACCTCGCCTGTGGCAGATTTGGGACTCCTATATATCGACAATTACGGAAAAAATATGCTCCTGCTTCCAACGGAAAGTTAAGAGTCTGGCAAACAACTCATTTTGGCGGTCATCAGTTTGCTCCTACCTTAATTGATTTACCTCAAGGATTATTGTGGGGACATCTAGAGCCAGATGTATTGGATTTACTGGTACAGCGAAATGCTTCAGTCTCTGGCTTGCGTCAATACTACCGAGGATGGACTGGTTTAAGTAAATTTGAGCAAATTGCCGAGGGCGAAATTTGGATAAAGTCTGGCTGGAGTTGGTTAGATTACTTGAAAGCAGGTAAAGTGCTAGCTATAGAAGAAGTAGCTGAAGGGCAGAATGCAAATTGGGCAGAAGTTCGGATTGATTTTGCTGCAACTGATGGTAATACAACAGGTGCGTATGAAGCCAGAATTGAAGTTTGTAGTGAGGTTATGAGTGCATACAACTCAGCAAAAGAAATGGAATTAGAAGCAGTAAAGCAGTATCATGTTAGCCGTTTTGTTAAGGTTGAGTAA
- a CDS encoding MATE family efflux transporter: protein MTAQKQSKITNEILQGNLIKLMFKLSIPSILGTLMVSLNSFIDALFAGRFLNETALAGILLALPFTSIVEGFAALIGVGSASVLSRAIGSGDIKTQSKIFGNLIIMSVVISFFITIIGYVFGKELIAFMGGSGQVALEGTKYLKTYILGSVFFIGGTACGEIISSEGQIRLTTISMSIFVIINILLNYIFLTVFHWGTSGIALATIIAMVFSSIVNLAYFIFGKSFISVNLKKLAIAIDLLPATLSVGMSSLFAPVMMLAQGFVVFNSISYYGTNNDIAFFGATQKVTSLVFIPVVGFAQALQPIIGMNYGAKNHRRIKKAYLTFAIIGTILLLLIWLPLQLSPRTFLGIILPSVNFTEDDIFNFRLLSILAPVWPLASFSNTLFQSIGKGKTILVVLLLRTICLYVPMVLFYSRIYGLKGIYYGMLFADVIFMFIVFILTVLEFQSLSKLKVE from the coding sequence ATGACTGCTCAAAAACAATCTAAAATTACAAACGAAATCCTTCAAGGCAATCTAATTAAATTGATGTTTAAGTTATCAATTCCTAGTATTCTGGGAACACTGATGGTTAGTTTAAACTCTTTTATCGATGCTTTGTTTGCAGGAAGATTTCTTAATGAAACAGCTTTGGCTGGCATCTTACTTGCACTACCATTTACAAGTATAGTAGAAGGATTTGCTGCCTTGATTGGGGTAGGTTCTGCTTCTGTTCTCAGTCGAGCTATTGGGTCTGGAGATATTAAAACTCAATCTAAAATATTTGGCAACCTCATAATTATGAGTGTTGTAATTTCATTTTTTATTACAATTATTGGCTATGTATTTGGTAAAGAATTAATTGCATTCATGGGAGGAAGTGGTCAAGTAGCTTTAGAAGGGACGAAATATTTGAAGACTTATATACTAGGTTCTGTTTTCTTCATTGGAGGAACAGCTTGTGGTGAAATCATAAGTTCAGAGGGACAAATTAGATTAACCACAATATCTATGTCGATTTTTGTAATCATTAACATATTATTAAATTATATATTTCTTACTGTATTTCATTGGGGAACCTCAGGGATTGCCCTTGCCACAATTATTGCAATGGTTTTTTCTAGTATTGTGAACTTAGCTTATTTTATTTTTGGTAAAAGTTTTATATCAGTGAATCTTAAAAAATTAGCGATCGCAATAGATTTACTACCCGCAACATTGTCAGTAGGAATGTCATCACTATTTGCTCCAGTTATGATGTTGGCTCAAGGGTTTGTAGTTTTTAATTCAATTTCTTACTATGGAACAAACAATGACATTGCTTTTTTTGGTGCAACACAAAAAGTAACTTCATTAGTATTTATTCCTGTTGTCGGTTTTGCACAAGCATTACAACCAATAATTGGTATGAATTATGGGGCAAAAAATCATAGGAGGATCAAAAAAGCCTACTTAACTTTTGCAATTATTGGAACTATTTTATTACTATTAATTTGGCTACCTCTACAACTCTCTCCAAGGACATTTTTGGGTATAATTCTACCAAGTGTTAATTTTACAGAAGATGATATCTTCAATTTTAGACTTCTCAGCATATTAGCACCAGTATGGCCTTTAGCATCCTTTAGTAATACTCTTTTTCAATCTATAGGTAAAGGTAAAACTATATTAGTAGTTCTTTTATTAAGAACTATATGTTTATATGTACCAATGGTGTTATTTTATTCAAGGATATATGGATTAAAAGGTATATATTATGGAATGCTTTTTGCAGATGTAATATTTATGTTTATTGTGTTTATTCTAACTGTTTTAGAATTCCAGTCTTTAAGTAAACTAAAAGTTGAATAA
- a CDS encoding GtrA family protein: protein MHYCSKRFIKFLIVGGINTLFGYSIFVMLILLNFRYEMAVLISTTCGVLFNFKTTGTFVFKNKNNKLIFKFILVYIIIYLLQLFLLKQLLAYKINLFVAEALILFPLALVSYTLNKIFVFPKYKQIKM, encoded by the coding sequence ATGCATTATTGTTCAAAGAGATTTATAAAGTTTCTGATAGTAGGGGGAATCAATACACTTTTTGGTTACTCGATATTTGTTATGTTAATTTTATTAAACTTTCGCTATGAAATGGCAGTATTAATATCAACTACGTGTGGAGTATTATTTAATTTTAAAACTACAGGAACTTTCGTTTTCAAAAACAAAAATAACAAATTAATTTTTAAGTTTATACTAGTCTATATTATCATATACTTACTACAATTATTTTTGCTAAAACAATTATTAGCTTACAAAATTAATCTTTTTGTAGCAGAAGCTTTAATTCTATTTCCTCTTGCTTTAGTCTCATATACATTAAATAAAATATTTGTTTTCCCAAAATATAAACAAATAAAAATGTAA
- a CDS encoding glycosyltransferase family 2 protein, protein MAYISVVIPVYKAEGCLHELYQRLKASIEIISEDFEIILVEDCGGDRSWEIILELANKDPRIKGIQFSRNFGEQYGITAGLDHCNAEWVVIMDCDLQDRPEEIPRLYAKAQEGYDIVLAKRGKRKDPILKRLTSSLFYKVFNYLADINYDGQVNNFRIVSRKVVDSFRVLREQLRFFSLLVQWIGFPTASIDVQHGSRFAGKSTYTFKKLWKMGSETLVAYSDKPLRLSIKLGFLISFLAFLYGTYTFIDALLYGTTVTGWTSVIVSLYFLCGIIIAFLGIIGLYLGKTFDETKKRPLYIIRQYSDSKDSSASRLYLSNRSGR, encoded by the coding sequence TTGGCTTATATTTCTGTTGTCATTCCTGTCTATAAAGCTGAAGGTTGTTTACATGAGCTTTATCAAAGATTAAAAGCCTCTATTGAAATTATTTCTGAAGACTTTGAGATAATTTTAGTTGAGGATTGTGGAGGCGATCGCTCCTGGGAAATCATACTAGAATTAGCTAATAAAGATCCACGAATTAAAGGGATTCAATTTAGTCGTAACTTTGGTGAGCAATATGGTATTACAGCTGGCTTAGATCACTGTAATGCAGAGTGGGTTGTAATTATGGACTGTGACTTGCAGGATCGTCCTGAAGAAATTCCTCGTTTATACGCTAAAGCACAAGAAGGCTATGATATAGTATTAGCTAAGAGAGGTAAGCGAAAAGACCCTATTCTGAAGCGCCTTACTTCCTCGCTATTTTATAAAGTTTTCAACTATCTAGCAGATATTAATTACGATGGACAAGTTAACAACTTTCGTATTGTTTCTAGGAAAGTTGTAGACAGTTTTCGTGTCTTGCGTGAACAACTAAGATTTTTTAGTCTTTTGGTACAGTGGATTGGTTTTCCTACTGCTAGTATTGACGTTCAACATGGTAGTCGGTTCGCCGGAAAAAGTACATACACCTTTAAGAAATTGTGGAAAATGGGAAGCGAAACTTTAGTTGCTTATTCTGATAAACCTCTGCGATTATCAATCAAGCTGGGTTTCTTAATATCTTTCCTAGCTTTTCTATATGGCACTTATACTTTTATTGATGCCTTACTTTACGGAACAACCGTTACAGGCTGGACTAGCGTGATTGTTTCTTTGTATTTTCTCTGTGGAATTATTATTGCTTTTTTAGGAATCATTGGTCTTTACTTAGGTAAAACTTTTGATGAGACAAAAAAAAGACCACTTTATATCATTAGACAATATTCGGATAGTAAGGACAGCAGTGCATCAAGGTTATATTTAAGTAACCGTTCAGGGAGGTAA
- a CDS encoding sugar 3,4-ketoisomerase: MKVTGDLKENQTSIQQYQLIDLPKITDPRGNLTFIEANRHIPFEIKRVFYLYDVPISEERAGHAHRELQQFVVAISGSFDVKINDGYQEKKYHMNCSHSGLYFGSMIWCEINNFSSEAVCMVLASDFYDESDYYRNYKDFVNAIKGS, translated from the coding sequence ATGAAAGTTACAGGCGATTTGAAAGAAAATCAGACTAGCATTCAGCAATATCAATTAATTGATTTGCCAAAGATTACTGATCCTCGTGGCAATTTGACTTTTATTGAAGCGAATAGACATATCCCTTTTGAGATAAAAAGAGTTTTTTACCTTTATGATGTGCCTATTAGCGAAGAAAGAGCCGGACATGCTCATCGCGAGTTACAGCAATTTGTAGTGGCAATATCAGGTAGCTTCGATGTAAAAATTAATGACGGTTATCAAGAGAAAAAATATCACATGAATTGCTCACACTCTGGTCTTTATTTCGGCTCGATGATCTGGTGTGAAATTAATAATTTTTCGTCGGAAGCGGTCTGTATGGTTTTGGCATCAGATTTTTATGACGAATCTGATTATTATCGCAACTACAAAGATTTTGTTAATGCTATAAAAGGCAGCTAA
- a CDS encoding DegT/DnrJ/EryC1/StrS family aminotransferase, whose amino-acid sequence MKISFLDLKASCLEIRQELDEAYRKFIESGWYILGQELEAFEAEFASYCNVQHCIGVGNGLDALHLILRAMNIGLGDEVIVPANTYIATWLAISHAGATPVPVEPNEKTYNIEPKNIEVAITSKTKAILAVHLYGQPADMDSINEIAARYELKVIEDAAQAHGARYKGRRVGSLGDAAGFSFYPTKNLGALGDGGAVTTNDGELADKINLLRNYGSHVKYLNEIKGFNSRLDELQAAFLRVKLAKLDKWNAHREELAKYYIDKLTDITELMVPFVPTWAEPVWHLFVVRHPKRDILKQHLKICGIDSLIHYPIPPHLSDAYAENQWGIGSFPITEQMSQEVLSLPISPHITHKTINNVAEVLQVYTKTG is encoded by the coding sequence ATGAAAATATCGTTTCTTGATTTAAAGGCATCTTGTTTAGAAATAAGACAAGAATTAGATGAAGCCTATAGAAAATTTATCGAGTCTGGCTGGTACATTCTTGGGCAAGAGTTAGAAGCTTTTGAAGCAGAATTCGCCTCTTATTGTAATGTCCAGCACTGCATTGGTGTCGGAAACGGTTTGGATGCACTACATCTGATATTAAGAGCAATGAATATTGGCTTAGGTGATGAAGTAATTGTTCCAGCCAACACTTACATTGCGACTTGGCTAGCAATTTCTCATGCAGGAGCTACACCAGTTCCTGTTGAACCTAATGAAAAAACTTACAATATAGAACCAAAGAATATTGAAGTAGCAATTACTTCTAAAACAAAAGCAATTCTAGCAGTTCATCTTTACGGTCAACCTGCTGATATGGATTCGATTAACGAGATTGCTGCACGATATGAACTTAAGGTAATTGAAGATGCTGCACAAGCTCATGGCGCACGTTACAAAGGGAGAAGAGTTGGTAGTTTAGGAGATGCAGCGGGCTTTAGTTTTTATCCAACTAAGAATCTAGGAGCATTAGGAGATGGTGGAGCAGTAACAACAAATGATGGTGAACTAGCAGATAAAATTAACCTGCTGCGAAACTATGGTTCTCATGTTAAATATTTGAATGAAATTAAAGGTTTTAACAGCAGGCTTGATGAATTACAAGCGGCATTTTTAAGAGTGAAGTTAGCAAAACTGGATAAGTGGAATGCTCATCGGGAGGAATTAGCAAAGTATTACATAGACAAACTGACTGACATTACTGAATTAATGGTTCCTTTTGTACCTACTTGGGCAGAGCCAGTGTGGCACTTGTTTGTAGTGCGCCATCCCAAGCGGGATATTCTCAAGCAGCATTTAAAAATATGCGGAATTGATTCACTGATTCACTACCCTATTCCTCCTCATTTATCAGATGCTTACGCAGAAAATCAATGGGGAATAGGTAGTTTTCCGATCACAGAACAGATGTCTCAAGAGGTACTAAGTTTACCAATTAGTCCTCATATAACGCACAAAACGATTAATAATGTTGCGGAGGTTTTACAAGTGTATACCAAAACGGGATGA
- the rfbA gene encoding glucose-1-phosphate thymidylyltransferase RfbA, giving the protein MKGIILAGGSGTRLYPLTYVVSKQLMCVYDKPMIYYPLSVLMLAGIREILIISSPTDLPLFQQLLKDGSQWGLKFNYVEQAKPEGLAQAFILGKDFIDNEPVCLILGDNIFYGDGLTEILTRAATLCQGGLVFGYKVKEPQNYGVIEFDAYGQAISIEEKPIIPKSKYAIPGIYFYDSQVTKIAASLKPSPRNELEITDLNLVYLRRGQLQVEILGRGYAWLDTGTHESLHQAANFIQILEQRQGFKIACVEEIAYRKGYIDSVQVGNIAESMAKSSYGHYLMQILDDETDSNFRKKSIKQEQLVF; this is encoded by the coding sequence ATGAAGGGCATCATTTTAGCTGGTGGCTCTGGTACACGTCTTTATCCTTTAACTTATGTTGTCAGTAAACAATTAATGTGTGTTTACGACAAACCAATGATTTACTATCCTTTGTCGGTATTAATGTTGGCTGGAATTCGAGAGATTTTGATTATTTCTAGTCCTACAGATTTGCCTCTTTTTCAGCAACTTCTTAAGGATGGTAGTCAATGGGGCCTCAAGTTTAATTATGTTGAGCAAGCTAAACCAGAAGGTTTAGCTCAAGCCTTTATATTGGGCAAAGATTTTATTGACAATGAACCAGTATGCTTGATTTTGGGAGACAACATCTTTTATGGAGACGGTTTAACTGAAATACTTACTCGCGCTGCCACTCTTTGTCAAGGAGGGTTAGTGTTCGGTTATAAGGTAAAAGAACCTCAAAACTACGGCGTGATTGAATTTGATGCCTACGGACAAGCAATTAGTATTGAGGAGAAACCAATAATTCCTAAATCCAAATATGCTATACCTGGGATCTACTTTTATGATTCCCAAGTTACTAAAATTGCTGCTAGTCTCAAGCCTTCCCCTCGAAATGAGTTAGAAATTACTGATTTGAATTTAGTTTACCTTCGTCGAGGTCAACTGCAAGTGGAAATACTGGGTCGAGGATATGCTTGGCTAGACACTGGTACACACGAATCATTGCATCAGGCGGCCAACTTTATCCAGATCCTAGAACAACGACAGGGATTCAAAATAGCTTGTGTTGAAGAGATTGCATATCGCAAAGGATATATTGACTCAGTTCAGGTTGGTAACATAGCTGAATCTATGGCTAAAAGTAGCTATGGTCATTACTTGATGCAAATTTTAGATGATGAGACTGACTCTAATTTCAGAAAAAAGAGTATAAAACAAGAGCAATTAGTGTTTTAG
- a CDS encoding class I SAM-dependent methyltransferase, which yields MIKNEIEYQKMAEVEETLWWYRALHELVLATLLKLSNDRAFTILDAGAGTGGLLSFLKQHGYYQLRGFDISPYAIDYARRKGISLELSSLQEMSQRITPQSIDCIICNDVLCYLSLTEREDVARQFYNALTPDGYVLCNLPSGQAFRGIHDISVGILSRVNQNDIPTFFPSHLFSIHTTFFWPFLLSPLIYIVRVAQRIRLRYGTKTISSDVSLPHLVINEILYRLTAFENRFFSYKPFGSSLFIVAQKRLLS from the coding sequence ATGATTAAAAACGAGATCGAATACCAAAAGATGGCCGAAGTAGAGGAAACTCTGTGGTGGTATCGAGCGCTCCATGAATTAGTACTCGCTACACTTTTGAAGTTATCGAACGATAGAGCATTTACCATTCTCGATGCAGGTGCAGGAACGGGAGGACTGCTCAGCTTTCTAAAGCAGCATGGATACTATCAGCTTCGTGGATTTGATATATCTCCCTATGCTATCGACTATGCGCGAAGGAAGGGTATCTCGCTTGAGCTTAGTAGCCTACAAGAGATGTCACAACGAATTACGCCTCAATCTATCGACTGTATTATCTGTAATGATGTGCTCTGCTATCTGTCTCTAACCGAGCGAGAAGATGTTGCTCGTCAGTTTTACAACGCACTAACTCCAGACGGATATGTACTTTGCAATCTTCCTTCAGGGCAGGCATTTCGTGGCATTCATGATATAAGTGTTGGCATCTTATCGAGAGTAAATCAAAACGACATTCCTACGTTTTTCCCCTCTCATCTGTTCTCAATACATACAACCTTTTTTTGGCCATTTCTCCTTTCTCCGCTCATTTATATTGTTCGGGTTGCACAACGTATTCGACTGCGATATGGAACAAAGACGATATCCTCTGATGTTTCATTACCCCATCTCGTTATTAACGAAATTTTATATCGATTAACAGCGTTTGAAAACAGATTTTTCTCATACAAGCCTTTTGGAAGCTCTCTATTTATTGTGGCTCAGAAACGTCTGTTATCGTAA
- a CDS encoding glycosyltransferase family 39 protein: MINSKKSIIFLQSDVAILCYLSLAKLLLHFLTNGQYGYFFDEFYFIAGGEHLDWGFPDHPPLVFAIANISRWLLGDSLFALRFFAAVAGSLTVLFTGLMVRELGGGRFAQCLAAFCVIVSPMYLWHHTVLTMNAFEPLIWLLCTYITILIVKHNSPKLWLLVGLIVGIGWLNKYSIVFFCFGLLVGLLITSNRQLLLTRYIWIAGLIAFTIALPNLIWQTTHGWPFFEIQKALKADYQVDFWISTINFTLQQIFQMHPLTFPITLAGFYYYFRDKEGKSYRFIGWLCIVVFGLLIILEAREIYYLAPIYPLLWASGAVQVEKLIYNRRRLKSIILAVLITGGIITMPASLPVLPLETFISYSRFSRYLLPIWEYPFMLEPKQVTAPHRWTLGWQEAVATVAKVYHSLLPSEQAKCAILAWDYNYAGAIDVLGGAYDLPKSISGDIGYYFWGPRKYSGEIVISVGGDLNYLKQLFNQVNQVAMITNQKVGKSSNTPIYLCRQIKIPLEQSWLNFRNHW, from the coding sequence ATGATTAACTCAAAAAAATCAATCATTTTTTTGCAAAGTGATGTGGCTATATTATGTTACTTATCATTAGCAAAATTATTACTGCATTTTCTCACAAATGGACAATATGGTTACTTTTTTGATGAATTTTACTTTATCGCTGGTGGCGAACATCTTGATTGGGGCTTTCCCGATCATCCACCTTTAGTTTTTGCAATCGCTAATATCAGCCGTTGGCTGTTGGGAGATTCACTTTTCGCGCTTCGCTTCTTTGCTGCCGTAGCTGGAAGCCTAACTGTCTTGTTCACAGGACTAATGGTACGTGAACTTGGTGGTGGTCGATTTGCTCAGTGCCTAGCAGCGTTCTGTGTAATCGTATCACCGATGTATTTGTGGCATCACACAGTGCTGACAATGAATGCATTTGAGCCACTAATTTGGTTGCTGTGTACTTATATTACGATTCTCATTGTTAAGCATAACTCTCCTAAACTTTGGTTGCTAGTTGGTTTAATAGTAGGTATTGGATGGCTCAACAAATATTCAATTGTTTTCTTTTGCTTTGGTTTATTAGTTGGCTTATTGATTACTTCAAACCGACAGCTTTTACTTACTCGATACATTTGGATAGCTGGCTTAATTGCATTTACAATTGCTTTACCAAATCTAATTTGGCAAACTACACATGGTTGGCCTTTTTTTGAGATACAAAAAGCACTTAAAGCAGATTATCAGGTCGATTTTTGGATATCTACTATTAATTTCACCCTACAACAGATATTCCAGATGCATCCCCTGACGTTTCCAATTACATTAGCAGGATTTTACTATTATTTCAGAGACAAAGAAGGTAAATCATATCGTTTTATAGGATGGTTATGTATTGTTGTTTTTGGACTACTGATAATTCTTGAAGCCAGAGAAATTTATTATTTAGCTCCTATCTATCCATTGCTTTGGGCATCTGGGGCAGTCCAAGTTGAGAAGTTGATTTACAATCGCAGGCGTTTAAAATCTATTATTTTAGCTGTTCTAATTACTGGTGGTATTATAACAATGCCTGCCTCACTTCCTGTCCTGCCCTTAGAAACCTTCATCAGCTACTCACGTTTCTCACGCTATTTATTGCCGATTTGGGAATATCCCTTCATGCTAGAGCCAAAACAGGTGACGGCACCACACAGATGGACACTTGGTTGGCAGGAAGCTGTCGCGACAGTGGCTAAAGTTTACCATAGCCTTTTGCCAAGCGAGCAAGCAAAATGTGCCATTTTAGCTTGGGACTACAATTATGCTGGGGCGATTGATGTTTTAGGTGGAGCCTATGATTTGCCAAAATCAATCAGTGGCGATATAGGTTATTATTTCTGGGGACCAAGAAAATATTCTGGTGAGATTGTGATTAGTGTTGGAGGTGATTTAAATTACTTAAAACAGCTATTCAATCAAGTTAATCAAGTAGCTATGATAACCAATCAAAAAGTTGGAAAAAGTAGTAATACACCGATTTATCTGTGTAGACAAATCAAAATTCCTCTAGAGCAAAGCTGGTTAAATTTTAGAAATCATTGGTGA